The Microbacterium horticulturae region CGAGCGATCTCGACGCGACCTTCGAACGGGTGCGCGCAACCGGCGCCGAGGTGCTGCAGGAGCCCATGGACCAGCCGTGGGGCCCGCGGGACTGCGCGTTCCGCGACCCGGCCGGCAACCTCGTGCGGATCAACGGCACCGCGTGACGGCGTAGCCTTGACGGGTGCAGGATTCGGGCAGGGAGTTCCACAAGCCGGTGCGTCGCGCCAGTGAGGAGTTCGACAGGTTGTTCGGGGCGCACGACCCCGCCGAGGCGACCCGCATCGCGCACTCGACCGCGACCGCGCTGCTGTCGCGGGTGCGCGCCGACCCCGACACCGAGACCGTCGACCGGCTCGTCGACTTCACGCGCACGCACGGGATCGACGACATCGCCGAGCTCTGGTCGCGCGCGCCCGCGCGGAGTCTTCCGGGGTCGCTGTGGAACCTGTACCTGCTGCAGCTGATGATCCACCGCGACCCGGCCACAGCGGCACTGTTGTACGAGCGCGGACGAGTCGAGATCAGCTCGGCCGACCCCGTGATCGCGGGCGCGCCGGTGCCCTCCGGGCCGGACGAACTCGTCGCCACCGTCGAC contains the following coding sequences:
- a CDS encoding DNA-directed RNA polymerase subunit beta, whose amino-acid sequence is MQDSGREFHKPVRRASEEFDRLFGAHDPAEATRIAHSTATALLSRVRADPDTETVDRLVDFTRTHGIDDIAELWSRAPARSLPGSLWNLYLLQLMIHRDPATAALLYERGRVEISSADPVIAGAPVPSGPDELVATVDRILRGVFDGDFAVALDRAAAFSRVQASGATHVADDSEPERATTLTRRASRLATIAADLSASAALWRMDALS